The DNA sequence aaaaagatacatttaaaaGATCGTAGCGCTTTAATATATCCATTTGAAAGcgtcattaaaatatgtaaagaaacCGTAAAAGTTATTAGGTTTTATATAAagggaaaaaatgaaattataagaaataaatataatatatattatgttgcgCACGTTGTTTTATCCCATTTAAATatggataatatatttatagaattattaaatcattcgaATGACCAAACATTTTTAACTtatcatagaatatatttagtaaaaagtattagttattaaaatttattaaaacgcgttatttttatgttgcgAAAAAAACTGATATTAGTGAGTATGACAAATATTAGTTATAgacatttttacaataaattaatattatttaaggggcaataaataatttataaaacattatttgtataattttaatataattttaatataattttaaaacgcgttatttttatattgcaaaaacataaatatttatagttatagacatttttataataaattaatattatttaagaggcaaaattaatttataaaacattatttttaattttattttcaaaagttttcaTTACCTCCCCAAagaagttaaataattaatctgttAAGCACTAACAGATAGCAGCGCTAATGTCGCTGATCAAAATGGCTAAAAGTCAAAATCTCCCTCCTCACTTAGGCTTCAGCCCCCTCGTCTATAGTATATGTTTATGCTCCGTCCTTCAAGTCCGTGGTCTTTACTCttgatcatcatcatcacagaaatataagtttatattatataaaataaaagaagcataagtagtaataatgaaaatatgataaataataatgttaaaaactcTTTGATGGAGGTTATGAACCACAAAACCAATCATAAATCGCTTTTCGCCATGATAGTTTAGAGTCATTGAGTTTCAAATCGAACTTGAGATCTGACTCGACTAGACCCAGAGTCAACAAATTGAatacattatttgtatatctgACGTTATGTATCCGATTCCgaattatctgataataaattaattattataaaataaattattttttaaacgttgAAAACATTATAGACGTTTCCCAAatgatttaatgttaattaaaataaaataaaaagtttttgaagTTATAACTATAcactcaattaattttcatttattataaataaattattatttcctaaactatgagaatatatttttaaatttgcccAAACAATTCCCAAACGATtgcaatagtaaaaaataaaaaaatattaaatttgtttgctAATTATACGGTCTCTAACTTAaagccattgcacgttaaaaaattttagtcataaTCGAAAAAAGCCGTaagtaaatcaaccaatcacaattcaaacattcttattatgttttagaatttgattgtgattggttAATTTTCTTAGGGCAttatgattacgactaaaattttttaacgtgcaatggcttttaatctttctttatataaccttACTTTTAGCGCTTTTTAGCAACACGTGAATTTGTACCTTTAAGAATCATGTTATATATGATCGGATTAGGACTCGGCGATGCGAAAGATGTCACTGTTAAAGGattcgaaattattaaaagatgtgACCGCGTATATTTGGAATCTTATACTTCTATTTTAATAGTACAGCAAGAAGTTTTGGTATTgttctattttcttatattttataaaataagttataaaCATGATATtgtctgatatatttttttataacaagacattttttaattgcataacTTCTatctaatacatatattgaatataattttctatcgcATATGTGTTAATACATTAGGAAGAGTTCTATGGACGTTCTCTGATCATAGCTGATCGTGAATTAGTGGAGAACAATGCAGATGAGATATTCCCAAGGAGCGAAGATGAAGATGTTGCTTTTCTAGTTGTAGGAGATCCTTTTTGTGCTACTACACATACGGATTTAATTTTGCGTGCaaaggagaaaaatataaaggtgCAGGAAAcagaaaaacaattattattatttttaagaaatatcaagattattttatgatttgtaaaatcataaaatctgATAAAGACTATCTgagaacattatttttaattaggtAAAAGTCATACACAATACATCAATTTTAACTGCAGTTGGTTGCTGTGGTTTGCAACTGTATTCATATGGAGAAACAATTTCAATTCCATATTGGACTGATAGTTGGTCACCGGACAgcttttatgagaaaatagCTTTTAACAGACAAAGAGGACTACATACATTGTGTCTCTTGGATATTAAAGTCAAAGAGCCTACTCTGGAGAGTatcttgaaaaagaaaagggaaTATATGCCTTCAAGATACATGAGTGTCAATGAAGCAGCTCATCAGTTAATAGCAATACTCGACAATAAGATTCAAGATGGTCAGAAAGATTTAGGTTTGttgttacaataaattatattaggaaAATATAGCAATCATAATTGCAACAACACaaataattagtatttaattaatgattgaagttaagttaatatatttatatgatttttgaatgaaaatactcttatttttttatttttaatatatttttttgtttttaatagcATTTACACATCAGAGTTTAGCAGTGGGTCTGGCACGAATAGGCTGCGAAAATCAGCAGATTGTTGCTTGTTCCCTGCAAGATATGACCCATGTAGATCTGGGACCGCCGCTGCACTCCCTCGTCATACCGGCCGAGAAACTGCATCCTCTGGAGATCGAATTTCTAACACAGTACTCTCTTAATAAGAGTCaatgtaaagaaataatacaataaacgTTACTTTTTCTATCGAATGTAAAGAATAaagtaaatcattttttatctcggAGAGAGATTtaggtatataaattaattgtaaaaaattattaaatataatgcaaatatttatttaaaagctgTATACCAATATAGTTGTATCCAATATACCAATAtagtatctttttaaaaaatattatcatcaatagaaacttgtattttgatattcttaatatttgtttatttatttaaatatgctaattttttattctgttttttattaaaaaacattttatattttttttctctagagATACATAtgcatgcaaatatataatataaagtatcaatttatatttatttttaatatatatcgtattttgCATACTTtgcaaatcttataaattctatggtaatttttatctttagaatTACATCATGTAAAATCTACCAAAAAGCgctgattatattattaaacgttCAATATTCTCGACTATGTACCTAGTGACCGATTATAAGCGAACTttgttttttaagattatatcatgaaagatagaaaaattgatcATCATGTATCGTTTGCATATAtcgcattattattcaatttcctCTAGCCCTCTGTTCCATATTTTAAACCAcacgtatattattttgcggcGGAGTCACGTGGCTGCGCGTCAGGGCCAACTAATCAATGGATAAGCATCGACCATCGCACCGAACGAGGCTAGTATTAGTGATTCAGTTGTGCCACGGGGGTGCATTCGCTCGGTGGTGGCAACTCTTCTGTTTTATTCTCTCTGAACAGGTACTCCCGGTTTCCAGAACATAACAATAGCGATATCTGCGTAATCCATATTATCAGTTTTCGTATTTTGACAGGTTCATATACCTGTCAGATATTATATACGAGCACCATTGTGTCCTGCGTAATAATATTGCACTTCaatatatgcacacatatacaatttacatacatacatatatatatatatatatatatatatatatatatatatatataactcattataattatttaaaaaaaaatatgtttgttaattataattattttgttggaATTGTCATATCAAGTTTGTTtgaaaatgaatgaaatatcAACATAGAAGGAAATAAATGCGCTCTATTACATAAgatgtaattaaatgaaataaatgaaaatatgatttgtaattgaatagaaatttacaactttgaataaaaatacgacaatgtttagaaatgttttattaaaaatattttaaaactatattgtCTTTTATActacaaatgaaaaatagtttaaaatagCAAGCCTACAaatcctaaaaaaaataaaaataagattctcTTTTTGAGATTCTTCTATacgtatttcatatatttcatcatttgctaaaaaatttgggaattttattatatttctttataacaaaCAAGCTCCcacaataatatgaatttcttaatttttaattctaaatatttagaatgtaGATAGAAGTTGAAGAATAGCATTAATATtgtctttttaaagaaaaatttatttcgcaatCGTTATGGTAAAAGAAACAaagtaaagaagaaaataattataaatattatatattaatagaaattatataaaaaaagaaattatatataagatattgaaaatactattataatgttatatatatatattatatgtatatagtcaAGTAGGATAGAATGCTGAACTCGACTCCGCCGATCGATCGTCCCAGTTTGCATTCTGGTACCAGATACCTCATTGCGCCGCGAGTACCCCACGGACTCGCGTCCGTAGTCGAGGGTCTTACTAGGGAGATCCTGCGTCATCATCCTGAAGACATATATGTTTTCGCGGCGCATCATTTTGAAAAGCTACTAAAATTGCGGGAGCAGTATCACGCCGAAGAATACAGCGGCCGCGAATTTGATCATGAATTCGGTTACGAGTTTAAATTGTGGCCcaccaaaaaaattaaagatatcggAAGATCTTCAAATAGTGATTGGTCCTTGGAGAAGAAAATCGAGATCTTTGAGAGTCGCGGAAAGATGCCTGCTGAAGTGGAAGAGAGCACGGATGTTTCTACTGATagagaaaatcgaaaaacATCGAAGCAAACATGTTCAAAAAATCTCTCAATAACTACCAAAAAAACCTCGAAGAAATCGAAAGACAACGAGACGACATCGGATATTCGTGCGACGAGGATCATCTCGCAAATGTCTGCTCTTCATGGCAAAAATATCCAGACTAAGGATATTAAGCAGGAACTCAGAAGGAACAAATTAAGCGGCGAAAAAGTGAAAACAATCGATACGGAAAAAGGGATTCGAAATGAGAGGCGATGTAAAATGAAGATTTCTAAGACGAATAAGGATCCCGAAGAGGAGATCGAACGTgctacgacgacgacgacgagctcGAGTAGAACCTCCGCTCGGAGACCCTTGAGGAAAGTACGGCGAATAGAGACTGAGTCCGAGACCGAGACGGAACGTGAAATGATGACCAAGACTGGACGTGAAAATGGGTagcttattataattattaattaattttataataatttatatgtaatagagagtatataaataagagaaaatttaaaagatttttaagattgaattttctttctttatttgtcAGATATGAGAGATCAAACAACAAGAACAACGGCGCGAGCAATGAAACTATCGCTGGAACCAGAAGCAAGGAAAATAGATCAAAAACGCTATTCTCCGAACATTCCTCTGAGAGGAAAGTGTCGTCGAGAGCGCTCAGCATGGACCGTATCCGGGCGTATGTATTACGTAAATTCGCTAGCACTGCGAGTTTGGAAGTATTGCGGTCGCCTACGTATGTGGAACAGGTGCAGGAGGTGATTGATCGCGCGGCGCCAATCATTAAAGAGAAGTTGGAGGAGGTCAGAGTATCGCGGGGAAAGCGTTCGAGATCAGTTGATCTCGCTTGGAACAAGGATTCTTTTCGTCAGCGCATTCGAGATGGAAAAAAAGATCGTGattatgaaaaagaagagaaaagcaaaagaaaaactagAAACGAATTGCCAGAGCGAGAAATCGACATTATTAAAAAGGAAGAGACGGAAAATTCTTTCTTGGGAGACAAAATGATTTCAAATGTGGAAATAGAGGAAAAGAAATCGAGAAGACGCAGCGTAGGATCGGGCAAAAAAACGAGAAGATGCGAGAATGGCGATCATAGTGATGTCGGAGTCATAGATCAAGTTGACAACAAGCACATTGATAAATTGGAACATGAATCCGATACGACACATATCTTGGAAGCAAAACTGACTGCCACGCAGAACATTTTGGAAGATATCTCGAAGTCCTCATATGACTTGGGCGGAATTCGCAAGAACGATTCTGCGGGAAGTGAACTGCTGGAATCAGAGATCTCTGATCACGCGAACATTGTCTCCTTGCCAATCGTAAGACCGCCATCCTCTAGAAATTCCAGGAGTGCCATTAAAAATGGTTTGGATAGTTTGACTCTGCCGCCTATTTCTCCGGAAGTTCCCAAGTCAATGAAGAAAAAGGACGAGCTATCCTTGCCAATTTTGCCAGTGATGACTAACAGTGACAATCATTCCACTAGAAAATCACAGGATGGTGAGGAATCCTCAACAATGCATGACATTACGAATGACACAGAAGATGAAGCTATCATTTCTAAAGACAATTATGAAGAAGTGATTGTAGATGCAAAACAGAACCCTGATAGTGATCTAATATCAAGTCTAGCATCagatataagatttaatgatgcagaaaaacgtgaaaaagacaaaaatatggACGCTCTTCTGGAAAATAATCCGGAACATTTTACTGAAAAACGTGGAAGTCTCGAGGAATTTGAAGAAttggaaagaaagaagatgGAAGAAATCTTCAAAGACAGTTTAAATGTTACGCCAGAAGTAAATGTGTCGCCGAGACCAGATTCGCTAGAACCCAATGAGGAAAAGAGATTTCAAAACAATGATGTGGATTTTGCGCAAGTCAACACGTTCGAGGAGCTGAAGGATAAATTGATTCAGATCGAGATAGCAGAACGAAATATTGAGATAGCATTGGCTGGCCAACTCACGATGCATGGCGAAGAAATGAGCCAAGTGGAAAAGTCGATGATTGACAGGAAGATAAATGACTTAGAAAAGTCGATGATTGACAGGAAGATAAATGACTTAGAAAAGTCGACTAATGAGGTAGAAGAAATTATGAGTGAAGTAGAAGAGTCAGCGAATGCggtaaaaatatcaatgaataaaaacgacgaaagaaaaaaaagagatgaagaggaaaagaatgtaaatgaaatagtaaaagtaaaagatgtaatagaaatatcgatgaatcaaaaagaaaacttatccaataaaacagaaaaatcgaagactaaaaagaaaatagaaagatcATCAAATGAAATAGAAGATATGACAAATGAAGCAAAAACATCAGTAAATGAGAGTAAAAAATCAacgaataaaacaaaaatattaaagaatgaaGTAGAAAAGACAACAAATGAcatggaaatattaataaaagcaacAAAAGAAGCGATAAAAGTATCTGAAGACGAAAAATCAATGgataaaactgaaaaattgAACGAAAAGTTGCCTATTGACGTCGAAAAATTAACAGTCAAAATTCATATTGAAGATGTACAGTCTATAAATCCAAAATcacaaaacaaaaatgatcAAATTACTCAAGTAGCTATTTGTGAAGCAGACGATGATAACGTAATGACGTCCAAGAATAAAACTGATAatacagtaaataaattttccaaaattacaatttgtgGAAATCTTGCGAATAAAAGCGAAATCTCAACAATAAATCTTTCGGACGAGAATACTAAGAtgaaagagcaaaaaaaaCTCGAAATCGACACGTTACCAGCAGCGACGTCACTCTCTTTGGAACTTCCGTTCTCATACGTTCTGAGCGAAGGTTCTCCCTGCGAAATTCCCGATTCCGTGACAACTGTGATTATTCCGGACAGACATTACCCATCTCCCGTGACTCTAGAGGACGAAAATTATCAGCTCAGATCAATGAGCCAAAAAGAAGAATCATTTATCCGTTccgatatcattaaaaaaagggAAACACACGAAAATGAACACAGTATGGAAATTTTCGGTGAATATATCCGACCGGAAATTTCTGTTTTGCCTATCGATATCGATTTCATGCGTGGTACGAGAGGTATAAAATCGAATCAGATAGTAATTGCTCATCAGGATTTAGACAGGATCAAAGAAGAAggtgaagaagaagagaaaaaaggcgctgaaaaagaaaagatagagAGTCCTCGAGAGCAGAAAGATGATAAACAGCCggttatatatgaaaaagtaaTGAAACTTGCGATTTTGGAAGAGAACGTGGAACACGAGGAGCATGAAACAACTAGCGCGAAAATGACTTTCAAATCCAAGGATGTTGAGGAGATTTCTGAAGTTCCCGAGTATAAATCTTTGCCTGATACTGTAGAATTAATAGCAGATAATGACTTGACAgacgaagaaaatataaacctTATGATAGAGTTCCAGAACGCTATAGAAAACTCATCGGAAGATAACGGAAGCACGCAGGACACCCGCACAATCACATCGAGCGACGTGAAAGAGAGTACCGCGAGCAATCGTTCTATCGAGAGTCCTAGTCTGGATAGACCAATAGTGCCAGAATTGAATCTTGACTCTCTTCAGGATAACACAATATCGTCCTTCAAAATGACGGTGAATGGAACAATGACGAAAGAGGACAACGATAGTCCTAGGGATAGTGACACTACGACGTCGTTGATTGAGCCATTGATTTCAGACGAAAGATTGAACCAGCAGACTTTAGCTAATcccgaaaaaaatgttactgtCAAAGAGCTTGCAGAAAGTTTATCAAGACATCTGCAGTCGGAAATTCCAGAGGCCGATCAATTATATCGAGCGGAACATGCGGAATATGAATGGCTGGAGAAAGATCTGTTGTCTTGGGAAACCAATTTAGAAGACGAACTGAAATCTCAGGAAAACAATATGGTTTTACCGGAAGATGTTGTTCTAATTGATCCACTTTTACGGGATGAGGagatggaaaataaattaaaaaatgaggaAGAGATTGCGAAAGAATTGATAAGCTCGCTGGAAGAAGATATGCAACTTTACGCTAAAGAATTAGTGTTAgaagaaaaatctaaaaatactaGAGAACCTGAGACGAGCAGTGTGAATGATAAATCTAATCGATCTTCGTCGGAATCTGTTGATaaacaggaaaaaaaagaaaataaaatttctttgggCGAAATGCAAACAGTAGATAAAGATGCAAAGACTGAAGTAATTAATGAGTTATCTAGCCAGATGATGGTTATCAAACAAGATCATAAAGATAAGAACACTGCAATAGACAATAAAcctgaagaaattaaattggaaatgaaagagaaaaaatgtgtaaaaattagGCATGTTGCGCCCTTAGCACAATTTGAACAGGACGAATTACTAGAACTTAATGATACACAAACAGCAGAAAAGGATGAGAACAAGATTATAGTTGAAAGTAAATTTGATGTTATTGATATGATTTCTACCAATAACAAGGAAAATCTTAAAGATAAGCAAACAAGCGTTGAAGAAGTTACAGAGAACCAAAGTAACGAAAATAcagataaaattgaagaattacATGaacaacaaaaagaaaatgaagaaaatataaaaggtaGAACAATAGAAAAAGATGAGGAAAACATTACAGTTGAAAGTAAGcttgatattaatgatatgGATTCCACCAATAATCAGGAAAATTTTGAAGACAAGCAAACAAGCGTTGAACAAGTTACAGAGAACCAAAGTAACGAAAGTAcagataaaattgaagaattacATGaacaacaaaaagaaaatgaagaaaatataaaaggtaGAACAATAGAAAAAGATGAGGAAAAGATTACAGTTGAAAGTAAGcttgatattaatgatatgGTTTCCACCAATAATCAGGAAAATTTTGAAGACAAACAAATAAGCGTTGAAGAAATTACAGAGAGCCAAAGTAACGAAAGtacgaataaaattgaagaattatatgaacaacaaaaagaaagtgaaaaaaatataaaagatagaaCAATAGAGAAGGATGAAGAGAATATTGCAGTCAAAAGTAagcttaatattattgatatgatTTCTACCAATAATCAGGAAAACCTTGAAGAGAAGCAAACAAGCATTGAAGAAGTTATAGAAAGCCAAAATAACGaaagtacaaataaaattgaagaattgcATGAACAACAAGAAAGTAAAGAAAgtaaagaagatataaaagatagaaCAATAGAGAAAGATGAGGAGAAGATTACATTCGAAAGTAAGCTTGATAGTATTGATATAGTTTCTATCaataatcagaaaaattttgaagacaAGCAAACAAGCGTTGAAGAAATTACAGAGAACCAAAGTAacgaaagtataaataaaattgaaggaCAACATGGACAACaaaaaataagtgaaaaaaacatacaaGATAAGGAAGAATGTGAGcaagagagattaaaaattaaggaaaaacGAGAACAAAAAAGATTAGAAGTACATAAAGAATGTCAGCGAGAAAAATCGGAGAAATACACGAAAGAAGATCGAAAAATCCAAGAAAAAGatgattacaaaaatttacaattacagGAAAAAAATGTGGATATGAAAACAGTGCCTTTGGAAGCaaaagaattaagaaaagGATTGATGAATGAATCGACAAATGACGATGATGAAAATGGAAAGACTAACGATAAGCTAATTACTTGCGATGAATTCGTTACTGAGAATAGAAAGAGGATAGAAAAAGATGTGAAAAATAACGAGATAGAAAAACACGAAGatcttttaacaaaaatagaaaatgttcACAAGCCAATTGCAAGCGTAATATCGGAACAATCGACggaaaatcatttttgtagTCGATATTGGATTACGGAGACAAAATCATCGACCGTAGAGACTGTGATTGAAACTTCTGATTTTAACTCGAATATAAACGAGAGAATAGAGCCTGCTGCTGATGTGCcagaaattatcaaagatGAATTGCTTATTCAGAAGAcaaacgatttttatttagcaGTTGTGAAAATCCAAGCTTGTAagtaatgcattttaataaaattatgttatgaattgatttaattatgttacgtTAATGATGTAGAGAACTGActgttaattttcttttcatttaatatattcaagtcacatagtaaaatttaaaaaaagacaaaagttggattaaattcaaatataaataatatcgcatTGTCCATTTTATCGAGATCAGAAGAtggagtaataaaataaatattattttaaaataatcatgatgtaataaaatgcagaatctcttttaaaagataaaaaaaataactaacagAAGTTATTTTGTCAAGGTTTCCGAGGATTTTTAACGCGTCGTCGTATGAAAGAAGATGTAAATTCTAAACCTCTTTCAGACAATGTTTCTTCGGCACAGAAAACAGATACggtaaatagaataattataataagtttaattaattttatttaactagtctctgaaagataattaaagattaaaattgagtagaaataaattcaatgatAACGACTaacgaaatttaataaagactGTTGTTATACGCGActgtaaactttatataaaacttatataatattatattgaaaaaaattattaaagttatagaatagataaaatctttaataaagtaaaatctttttaaatacttaaactATAGTAATGCATGTGTgcgattattcaatatattggaACTGAGTCTTAAAATTAAGTCCAATTTTTTCCTTCGTTTTGTAAAGTCGAGCAGCTgaacgtaatattttatatttttgccacGCCCGCCGGAAGTACATTACGTAAATGAGGAAGCATTAGGTCACTGCTAAACGTCAGCGCTTTTATGATTGCAACAGGCGATTCGGCATTTGGCAATAACAAGCTTGGCAGATGCACCTTGAGACTCGGGAGCTCTTTAAGCTCCCTTAAAATACTTCTTTCTTAAATCCGAATTGACATCCACTTTACAAATGTTGTGTCTGTTAGATTTccttaaattttgtattttaaaataaaatttaaaattatgttaattaaatatttattatatttttttgacaagtAATTATTTGAGTATAATTacagagatataattttttttctctctctctggaaaggatatgtcttttattttttgacattaaaaaagataatgatataatcaacaatcctataaattattaatttttagaacaaCCATTTAACGATGCCGCTTTCTTCAAGTTTGCGAGAAGCCAGAACTGGAAGGCAACGTCTTCGACGAGAGGAAGCTCTACGAAATACTACTCTCTCATTAGAGAATGCTTTCGCTACAGGTAGACTTCAACATACTGGCGAGTTTCACGATTCTGTGCCATTGCCTCTTTTCGATTCAATATACTATAAGGCTAATTCAACGACGgatgaatttttgaataaaacaattcAGGAAGATGTAGAACAAATTAATCAATCTAATACTACAAAATTTAATGCCAACACGAGCGATTCCGTGTAAGTAATTCTTATAAGAGAAATTAAGAATGtgttatcatttaaatatttttttcttcttaataatttgtattcaaatatatatttatattaaaatagagataacatctcatataaatatttttgctttgcaCAGTCACGATGACGAacacaaagaaattaaagaagagaGTTTTCAGAAAGGCAACGTCTTCACCGATCATTCAACTTTTCCAATCGTGATGCATCTCTTAGCGGATGCATCTTGCAATCGCCGCTTTACAGTCAGTCAGAACTTCCATTCTGATTTTGATACAAACACTGGAGAAACGAAACCTAAGGAACCGACACTGACGGATATCTTGATGCTGGGCTACCCCAGAGACGATGAGAATCGATACTTAAATTTCATAACAAGTGTTGAGGATCTGGGCTCTAacatagattttttatctctagATGACACAATAAAGTACTCGAAAAATGCCAACGACGCTCATCCTTTAACAACTTCCGGCGAGGATAGCCTCAGGGAACCTCTGGCTCTTCCAGGCACTCCTCAGAATATCGTTATCGAGGAGGTGACTAGTCTGGACGCTGAATTTGTCCCATTGAAGTCCGCGACAAAATTGTCGACCGCGTCGAAAACCTCGCTAGATACAAATAGCTCGGTGCCATCGGAGGAATATACCCTCgaagatgaaaagaaagatttaggAACGTCACCAAGAATCATGGAGGAAATGGGAGACCGAAAACATATGGACGAAAGAATTGAAAGACAAAAGTCTGATTGCAACCTTGAGAGCATTCCAGAAAACGATTCGCATAACGAAGATGTAAAAAAGGAATCTAGCGAAGTCTCTTGCGACAATCACGAGCGCgtggaagaagaaaagaacgaaaagatgtgattaaatatatgaagataTATGGAGTGAATCAAAGCACAGCATGATTAGTTCCTTCAATTAAGATCGTCGCTTGTgtgagataataattattgctataCTTTCACTCTGCATgcattttagaataa is a window from the Cataglyphis hispanica isolate Lineage 1 chromosome 9, ULB_Chis1_1.0, whole genome shotgun sequence genome containing:
- the LOC126851938 gene encoding centromere-associated protein E-like isoform X1 is translated as MLNSTPPIDRPSLHSGTRYLIAPRVPHGLASVVEGLTREILRHHPEDIYVFAAHHFEKLLKLREQYHAEEYSGREFDHEFGYEFKLWPTKKIKDIGRSSNSDWSLEKKIEIFESRGKMPAEVEESTDVSTDRENRKTSKQTCSKNLSITTKKTSKKSKDNETTSDIRATRIISQMSALHGKNIQTKDIKQELRRNKLSGEKVKTIDTEKGIRNERRCKMKISKTNKDPEEEIERATTTTTSSSRTSARRPLRKVRRIETESETETEREMMTKTGRENGYERSNNKNNGASNETIAGTRSKENRSKTLFSEHSSERKVSSRALSMDRIRAYVLRKFASTASLEVLRSPTYVEQVQEVIDRAAPIIKEKLEEVRVSRGKRSRSVDLAWNKDSFRQRIRDGKKDRDYEKEEKSKRKTRNELPEREIDIIKKEETENSFLGDKMISNVEIEEKKSRRRSVGSGKKTRRCENGDHSDVGVIDQVDNKHIDKLEHESDTTHILEAKLTATQNILEDISKSSYDLGGIRKNDSAGSELLESEISDHANIVSLPIVRPPSSRNSRSAIKNGLDSLTLPPISPEVPKSMKKKDELSLPILPVMTNSDNHSTRKSQDGEESSTMHDITNDTEDEAIISKDNYEEVIVDAKQNPDSDLISSLASDIRFNDAEKREKDKNMDALLENNPEHFTEKRGSLEEFEELERKKMEEIFKDSLNVTPEVNVSPRPDSLEPNEEKRFQNNDVDFAQVNTFEELKDKLIQIEIAERNIEIALAGQLTMHGEEMSQVEKSMIDRKINDLEKSMIDRKINDLEKSTNEVEEIMSEVEESANAVKISMNKNDERKKRDEEEKNVNEIVKVKDVIEISMNQKENLSNKTEKSKTKKKIERSSNEIEDMTNEAKTSVNESKKSTNKTKILKNEVEKTTNDMEILIKATKEAIKVSEDEKSMDKTEKLNEKLPIDVEKLTVKIHIEDVQSINPKSQNKNDQITQVAICEADDDNVMTSKNKTDNTVNKFSKITICGNLANKSEISTINLSDENTKMKEQKKLEIDTLPAATSLSLELPFSYVLSEGSPCEIPDSVTTVIIPDRHYPSPVTLEDENYQLRSMSQKEESFIRSDIIKKRETHENEHSMEIFGEYIRPEISVLPIDIDFMRGTRGIKSNQIVIAHQDLDRIKEEGEEEEKKGAEKEKIESPREQKDDKQPVIYEKVMKLAILEENVEHEEHETTSAKMTFKSKDVEEISEVPEYKSLPDTVELIADNDLTDEENINLMIEFQNAIENSSEDNGSTQDTRTITSSDVKESTASNRSIESPSLDRPIVPELNLDSLQDNTISSFKMTVNGTMTKEDNDSPRDSDTTTSLIEPLISDERLNQQTLANPEKNVTVKELAESLSRHLQSEIPEADQLYRAEHAEYEWLEKDLLSWETNLEDELKSQENNMVLPEDVVLIDPLLRDEEMENKLKNEEEIAKELISSLEEDMQLYAKELVLEEKSKNTREPETSSVNDKSNRSSSESVDKQEKKENKISLGEMQTVDKDAKTEVINELSSQMMVIKQDHKDKNTAIDNKPEEIKLEMKEKKCVKIRHVAPLAQFEQDELLELNDTQTAEKDENKIIVESKFDVIDMISTNNKENLKDKQTSVEEVTENQSNENTDKIEELHEQQKENEENIKGRTIEKDEENITVESKLDINDMDSTNNQENFEDKQTSVEQVTENQSNESTDKIEELHEQQKENEENIKGRTIEKDEEKITVESKLDINDMVSTNNQENFEDKQISVEEITESQSNESTNKIEELYEQQKESEKNIKDRTIEKDEENIAVKSKLNIIDMISTNNQENLEEKQTSIEEVIESQNNESTNKIEELHEQQESKESKEDIKDRTIEKDEEKITFESKLDSIDIVSINNQKNFEDKQTSVEEITENQSNESINKIEGQHGQQKISEKNIQDKEECEQERLKIKEKREQKRLEVHKECQREKSEKYTKEDRKIQEKDDYKNLQLQEKNVDMKTVPLEAKELRKGLMNESTNDDDENGKTNDKLITCDEFVTENRKRIEKDVKNNEIEKHEDLLTKIENVHKPIASVISEQSTENHFCSRYWITETKSSTVETVIETSDFNSNINERIEPAADVPEIIKDELLIQKTNDFYLAVVKIQACFRGFLTRRRMKEDVNSKPLSDNVSSAQKTDTNNHLTMPLSSSLREARTGRQRLRREEALRNTTLSLENAFATGRLQHTGEFHDSVPLPLFDSIYYKANSTTDEFLNKTIQEDVEQINQSNTTKFNANTSDSVHDDEHKEIKEESFQKGNVFTDHSTFPIVMHLLADASCNRRFTVSQNFHSDFDTNTGETKPKEPTLTDILMLGYPRDDENRYLNFITSVEDLGSNIDFLSLDDTIKYSKNANDAHPLTTSGEDSLREPLALPGTPQNIVIEEVTSLDAEFVPLKSATKLSTASKTSLDTNSSVPSEEYTLEDEKKDLGTSPRIMEEMGDRKHMDERIERQKSDCNLESIPENDSHNEDVKKESSEVSCDNHERVEEEKNEKM